A window of Zingiber officinale cultivar Zhangliang chromosome 5A, Zo_v1.1, whole genome shotgun sequence contains these coding sequences:
- the LOC121979202 gene encoding uncharacterized protein LOC121979202: MASVSEENGSVLREGVASVRPPRLEDAGLEDCALPPESIMEAFARAAISARPDLDEESEDEGSHEALDSRSPAGVISFVEQTEQYPDGLTVPETVASSLGREERMAERKEEGEAVAEDAI; encoded by the coding sequence ATGGCGAGTGTGTCGGAGGAGAATGGCTCGGTGCTGCGCGAGGGGGTGGCGTCGGTTCGCCCACCGAGGCTGGAGGACGCCGGGCTCGAGGACTGCGCCCTCCCGCCGGAGTCCATTATGGAGGCTTTCGCCCGCGCCGCTATCTCCGCTCGTCCCGATTTGGACGAAGAGAGCGAAGATGAGGGTTCGCACGAAGCCCTAGATTCGCGGTCGCCTGCAGGGGTGATCTCATTCGTCGAGCAGACGGAGCAGTATCCTGATGGGCTTACGGTCCCTGAAACAGTGGCTTCCAGTTTGGGAAGGGAGGAAAGGATGGCAGAGCGTAAGGAAGAAGGGGAAGCAGTAGCTGAAGACGCAATCTGA